The DNA segment GAAACTGACAGGTAAGAAAAAGGAAGAAAAGTTTAAGGCCGGGTATATTGCCGAAGCCTCTTCCAAAGGATGGAAAGATAAGCTCTCCGTATTTATCCGGGGCAACCTGATGATCCCCGATCCCAGGAAATTCTGGGTCAGGCCGGCAGTGAAATTCCTGGTCAAATACCTGGAGGACAACCCGGTTGATGTCATCGTTTCGACCGGGCCGCCTCACAGTATGCATCTGATAGGAATGGAGCTCAGGCGAAAATTAAACATTCCCTGGCTGGCAGATTTTCGCGATCCCTGGACCAACATCGATTTTTATGACAGGCTTCGCCTTACCAGCTGGGCGAACAAGAAGCATAAATCACTGGAAAAACAGGTTTTGCAGGCAGCAGATCTGGTCACTACCGTTTCATGGAGCTGGGCGGCTGATTTTAAACGTATTGTTCCCAGGGACATCGAAGTGATCACCAATGGCTTTGATCCCGAGGATTTTCAGGCTGAGCCAGGTATTTCTGATCAATACTTCAGCATTACCCATATCGGATCATTCAACAAAGACAGGAATCCTGAGATGTTCTGGGAAGCCCTGGACAGCAAAGCAAAGTCGGATGACGGCTTTCGAAAAAATCTCCGGTTAAGGTTTGTCGGGCAGACAGACCGTAGCATTTTTCAATCATTGGAAAAAAATGAACTGAAGGAAATTGCTGAAGATTTCGGTTTTGTGGGCCATAAAAAAAGCCTTGAAATACTGGGACTATCGCAGGTACTACTCCTTCCGTTAAATGATGCCCCTAATATCTCCGGGATTATTCCCGGCAAACTGTTTGAATACCTTGCTGCAAAACGCCCGATCATTGTTATCGGACCAAATGACGGGGATGCGGCCAGGATAATAATTGAGACCGGCGCCGGAAAAGTTGCAGGTTTAAATGACAGGGCCGGATTACGGCAAATTATTGATGAGTACTACCAGATGTATCTTAATAATAAGTTAGTTTTAAAAAATTTAGAGATAAATAAATACTCAAGGCAGGAGCTCACGGTACAATTGGCCAAAACGATTGAGCAAATCATAAAGTGAGCTATTTTTGTCCTAATCAAATTTTTATAAAGACAGGATGAATAAAGTGATGAAAGTAATATCCGTTGTAGGTGCCCGGCCTAATTTTATAAAGATCGCACCTGTTCACCGCGCATTTCAACCATACAAGGATAAAATCAAACACTTGATATGTCATACGGGACAGCACTTTGATAAAAATATGTCTGATGTTTTTTTCAAAGAGTTGAAGATACCTCAACCTGATTATAACCTGGGCATAAGTGGAGGAAGCCATGCTGTTCAGACAGCCCAGATCATGATCGAGTTTGAAAAGGTACTAATAAAGGAAAAACCCGACCTGGTAATTGTCCCGGGAGATGTAAAT comes from the Bacteroidales bacterium genome and includes:
- a CDS encoding glycosyltransferase family 4 protein — its product is MRKVLIITYYWPPSGGGGVMRWLKFAKYLPSTGWQPVIFTPENPDPSAKDESLIQEIPSEAVVIKLPIWEPYDVYRKLTGKKKEEKFKAGYIAEASSKGWKDKLSVFIRGNLMIPDPRKFWVRPAVKFLVKYLEDNPVDVIVSTGPPHSMHLIGMELRRKLNIPWLADFRDPWTNIDFYDRLRLTSWANKKHKSLEKQVLQAADLVTTVSWSWAADFKRIVPRDIEVITNGFDPEDFQAEPGISDQYFSITHIGSFNKDRNPEMFWEALDSKAKSDDGFRKNLRLRFVGQTDRSIFQSLEKNELKEIAEDFGFVGHKKSLEILGLSQVLLLPLNDAPNISGIIPGKLFEYLAAKRPIIVIGPNDGDAARIIIETGAGKVAGLNDRAGLRQIIDEYYQMYLNNKLVLKNLEINKYSRQELTVQLAKTIEQIIK